The DNA segment ATAACGGCAACAGAACCATCTATTTTGTATGCCATCGCGACAATTTCTTTATTAGTGACTGCTGACACAAATGGTGCAGAAAAGAAAAATTGTTTACCTTCGTTAAATACGGCTTTGTAATATGAACGTCCTAAGTCTTTAACGTTGAAATCAAGTTTTTTTCCTTCAACGTCGTAAATCCGGCCACCGACATCAATGATATAGGCGCCTTCAATGAGTTTCGCTTGAGTCCTATAGAGCATCTCTAACTGAGTGATGGCTTTATCAGCTAATCCATCATCTTTGATGTCGGACATACTGACTTTAACACCAGAAAGAACATTGCGATAACCGATAATTTTTTGATCTAAACTCGCTTCTACGGTAGCATTTTTCTCTCGTAATACATTTTTATTTAGTGCAATACTCTCGCTTTTAAACGATATAAAACTGATTGCAATCAGGATCACCACAATAATAGCGATTATCGCTCCAATAGTGCCTGATATTCTTACTTTAAATTGATTCATACTCACCACATTTATAAAAAATTACAATAATTTCAACTAACTATTTATCAAAGCCAGTCAAATATGTGTATCAAGTAATCTCAGTACACATCATTTTGCTTAGCTTCTTATAATTTAGAAATAACAAATACTTAATAGCGCTCTTTTTATATAGGCATTAATTTATGTACTTATATCGGCTCAACTTGCTGTTATCTTGAATAAGTAGATATGCTTTTCTATAAAAATGAGATTTATGCCAAAAAAAGACCAAATTCTATCGTATGTTTTAACTAACAACTAGTTAAACATTAGGAATACGCATTAAATACTAATCGCGAAATCTGTTCGCTAAATTGGGAAGAAAATTCAGTTTGTAGGCTTGAGCTAGACTATACAATTGAAGCATTACCTGAAGCTCGCGGTGCAATATCTTACCGCGCTATCGTGAATGTTGACTATCATTTCGACGCTCGCGATAACAATAATATTTAATATCATGCAGTTTTAGAATTCGATAAGCCAACAGGTCTCGATCTGTTGGTTCAGTAAATAAGCCAAAGTGAAAAGGTAGCAGTTCTGAGTGTCATCATTTTGAGTCAAATGCTAGACTGTCTGTCTATTTTATTTAGTGTTTAAAAGGTAGTGTGATGAACCCAATTCTTGCAATGTTGAAAGAGAATAATATTAGCGACGAACAGATCCGTGAGCTTTTTGAAGTGCTGACACAGAATCCTCTTGCGGCAATGGCATCAATCGGTCAACTGGGTTTACCTCAAGATAAGCTTCAGCTTTTAATGGGACAGGTGATGCAAAACCCCGCTTTGATTAAAGAAGCAGTCAATGAGTTAGGGTTAGATTTTTCAAAAGTAGAAGCAGCGAAAGAACAACTTCAGAAGTAAATCTACCTGCGAATCTTGAAAGGTCGTTTAGAGAGGTCAAGTTGAACTCCTTTGACGACCTTTTTTGATCTTAAGGACGAATGCGCTTTACTCTCCGGAGTTTTCATTTACGAAATCATCTGAATGGAAAGGTGAAAGGACGTTCACCCAAAAACGTTTAGAACCGT comes from the Vibrio sp. DW001 genome and includes:
- a CDS encoding DUF2999 family protein, with protein sequence MNPILAMLKENNISDEQIRELFEVLTQNPLAAMASIGQLGLPQDKLQLLMGQVMQNPALIKEAVNELGLDFSKVEAAKEQLQK